A section of the Aminiphilus circumscriptus DSM 16581 genome encodes:
- a CDS encoding thioredoxin family protein, whose protein sequence is MRIQILGIGCPKCKKLAEVASEAATQLGLDFEIEKVTEIDKIMDFGVMATPGLAVDGKVLAAGKVLSVEETKALLSKMT, encoded by the coding sequence ATGAGGATCCAGATTCTCGGTATCGGTTGCCCCAAATGTAAAAAACTCGCAGAAGTTGCCTCGGAAGCGGCGACGCAGTTGGGGTTGGATTTTGAGATCGAAAAAGTGACGGAGATCGACAAGATCATGGACTTCGGCGTGATGGCCACGCCGGGGCTCGCCGTGGACGGCAAGGTTCTTGCTGCAGGCAAGGTTCTTTCCGTCGAGGAGACCAAGGCACTCCTTTCAAAGATGACCTAG
- a CDS encoding EAL domain-containing protein, whose translation MRRFDDTRTRLIFSVTALMVALAALFVFLYVAQLKNLEQQRRNEIRRIVQVASRSIAPILARYNQGMLPKEEALRQVTDLIRRMTYDDVFGPNYVFMSDYDGTMLVQPYERAKEGTNQAELRDSRGVFIIRALVERAKAGGGYVSYEYPPPNSEEPQRKISYVVGIPELSCYIGTGMYVTDLEKDLRLFMGKVLLLSLVLLGGGLTLAARLLKPLFSSYAALTAAIDELRNHPEKVPDLPVAQYRPGSEAERLLAGFLSLHEDMRSATRRLREREEQLQIFFEEAVDGIVRADEHLGVLEANAQILAWTGFSREEMLGRPVEKLFPPEELRRKPLQREELQRGVTVTNERKLLRRDGTSFWVEMRTKRLSDGTMQSIVRDISDRRNAEERLQQHRALMEALVRNLPVEFWVHDMEGRIILQNDLSLAKRGNLFGKRDGEANCDRGSGELWEEKLRQARAGTVVDFEVQAKDPGSGTIRHYRNILAPIRQEGNVTSVMGFLFDITEERLRDEQIHRMAYYDALTDLPNRRLLLERLDEVLRRARSGETRGALIFLDVDDFRIVNDSLGHASGDRVLQDAARRFLAVSTEKDLVTRMGGDEFLVLREGEDSREEIESYARRLLGTFADPFADEGTSHFYSLTAGVVLFPDDGTDPGELLKKADMALHKAKAECRGDLVFYEESLSQDLLRRIDLERRLRSAVSQGLLSLHYQPLFSAVSRRVVGFEALLRWNDPELGWISPGEFVPVAESSGLIFPLGEFALRRACRFARELLDGGEVHHMAVNLSTRQIQQEGFALEVLRILEETGLPPEALEVEITETALLTSYETSLENLRVLKSHGVRIALDDFGTGYSSLTYLRTLPLDTLKIDRSFIQNLHEQKENELIVWAIIQLARELGLQIVAEGVETEEQVRFTTTSCDVIQGFWFSRPLPEEDIRPFLNSLRKD comes from the coding sequence ATGAGACGCTTCGATGACACGAGAACGCGCCTGATTTTCTCCGTGACCGCGCTGATGGTCGCCCTGGCGGCCTTGTTCGTGTTTCTGTACGTCGCTCAGTTGAAAAACCTGGAGCAGCAGCGTCGGAACGAGATCCGGCGCATTGTCCAGGTGGCCTCCCGTTCCATCGCGCCGATCCTTGCCCGGTACAACCAGGGTATGTTGCCGAAGGAGGAGGCGCTCCGTCAGGTGACGGACCTTATCCGACGCATGACCTACGACGATGTGTTCGGTCCCAATTACGTCTTCATGAGCGACTACGACGGTACCATGCTCGTGCAGCCCTACGAACGCGCCAAGGAGGGCACGAACCAGGCGGAACTCCGGGATTCCAGGGGCGTGTTCATCATCCGGGCCCTCGTCGAGAGAGCGAAGGCTGGCGGCGGTTATGTCTCCTACGAATATCCACCGCCGAATTCCGAGGAACCGCAGCGGAAAATTTCCTATGTGGTGGGGATTCCGGAACTTTCCTGCTATATCGGCACGGGTATGTACGTGACCGATCTGGAGAAGGATTTGCGTCTTTTCATGGGAAAAGTTCTCCTTCTTTCCCTCGTCCTTCTCGGCGGAGGACTCACCCTGGCGGCGCGCCTGCTGAAGCCGCTCTTCTCGAGCTATGCCGCTCTCACCGCCGCCATCGACGAGCTCAGAAACCACCCCGAAAAGGTGCCGGATCTTCCCGTGGCGCAGTATCGCCCCGGTTCCGAGGCGGAACGCCTGCTCGCGGGTTTCCTCTCCCTGCATGAGGACATGCGGAGCGCGACACGCCGTCTCCGGGAGCGGGAGGAACAGCTTCAGATCTTTTTCGAAGAGGCCGTGGACGGAATTGTTCGGGCGGATGAACACTTGGGCGTCCTGGAAGCGAACGCCCAGATTCTGGCATGGACGGGCTTCTCTCGGGAGGAGATGCTCGGACGTCCTGTGGAAAAACTTTTTCCCCCGGAGGAACTGCGCCGGAAGCCGTTGCAAAGGGAAGAGCTGCAACGAGGCGTCACCGTGACGAACGAACGGAAGCTTCTTCGCCGGGATGGAACGTCCTTCTGGGTGGAAATGCGGACGAAGCGCCTTTCCGATGGCACGATGCAGAGCATCGTCAGAGACATCTCGGATCGGCGCAACGCGGAGGAGCGGCTCCAGCAGCATCGTGCGCTCATGGAGGCGCTGGTGCGCAATCTTCCCGTCGAATTCTGGGTCCATGACATGGAGGGACGGATCATCCTCCAGAACGATCTTTCTCTCGCCAAGCGGGGGAACCTTTTCGGCAAGAGAGACGGGGAGGCGAATTGCGATCGGGGTTCCGGGGAGCTCTGGGAGGAAAAACTTCGCCAGGCGAGGGCCGGGACCGTGGTGGACTTCGAAGTGCAGGCGAAGGACCCCGGAAGCGGAACGATCCGGCATTATCGCAACATCCTCGCGCCGATCAGACAGGAAGGAAACGTCACGAGCGTCATGGGTTTTCTGTTCGACATCACGGAAGAACGGCTTCGGGACGAACAGATCCACCGCATGGCCTACTACGACGCCTTGACGGATCTGCCGAACCGACGCCTTTTGCTGGAACGTCTCGACGAGGTGCTCCGACGCGCTCGGAGCGGAGAAACCAGAGGTGCCCTGATTTTCCTCGACGTGGACGACTTCCGTATCGTGAACGACTCTCTGGGGCATGCCAGCGGAGATCGGGTTCTCCAGGATGCGGCAAGGCGTTTTCTCGCGGTTTCCACGGAAAAGGATTTGGTGACCCGCATGGGGGGCGACGAGTTCCTGGTGCTCCGCGAAGGAGAGGATTCCCGGGAGGAGATCGAGTCCTACGCACGGCGCCTGCTCGGAACCTTTGCCGATCCCTTTGCCGACGAGGGGACATCGCATTTTTATTCCCTCACCGCCGGCGTGGTGCTCTTTCCGGATGACGGGACGGACCCGGGGGAACTGCTCAAGAAGGCCGACATGGCCCTGCACAAGGCCAAGGCGGAATGCCGCGGGGACCTGGTCTTCTACGAGGAAAGCCTCAGCCAGGATCTCCTCCGGAGGATCGATCTGGAGCGCCGTCTCCGCAGCGCGGTTTCGCAGGGGCTGCTCTCGCTGCACTACCAGCCCCTCTTCTCCGCCGTCTCCAGGCGTGTGGTCGGATTCGAGGCACTGCTCCGGTGGAACGACCCGGAACTCGGATGGATCTCTCCCGGCGAGTTCGTTCCGGTGGCGGAGAGTTCCGGGCTCATCTTCCCCCTCGGTGAGTTCGCCCTGCGTCGGGCCTGTCGTTTCGCCAGGGAACTGCTTGACGGAGGCGAGGTGCACCACATGGCGGTAAACCTCTCCACCCGGCAGATCCAGCAGGAGGGATTCGCCTTGGAAGTGCTTCGTATCCTTGAGGAGACGGGACTGCCTCCGGAGGCGCTCGAGGTGGAGATTACCGAGACGGCCTTGCTCACGTCCTATGAGACAAGTCTTGAAAATCTCAGGGTGCTCAAGTCCCACGGAGTGCGGATTGCCCTGGATGATTTCGGAACGGGCTATTCCTCGCTCACCTATCTCCGGACGCTTCCCCTGGATACGCTGAAAATCGACCGCTCCTTCATCCAAAACCTGCACGAACAGAAGGAAAATGAACTCATCGTCTGGGCCATCATCCAGCTCGCCCGCGAGCTGGGCCTGCAGATCGTCGCCGAGGGAGTGGAGACGGAGGAGCAGGTGCGCTTCACCACCACCTCCTGCGATGTGATCCAGGGATTCTGGTTCAGCCGCCCCCTTCCGGAGGAAGACATTCGCCCCTTCCTGAATTCTCTCCGAAAAGACTGA
- a CDS encoding permease yields the protein MSDRQKFLWILGFFLVFYYLPAESGRIAGSVVESLAMMHEYAREHVLLCLVPAFFIAGAISVFVSQQAVMKYLGAEAKKAVAYSVAAVSGTILAVCSCTVLPLFAGIYKRGAGLGPAVAFLYSGPAINALAIILTARVLGAELGIARAVGAVLFSVVVGLLMAFFFRNTEESRQKGFAQLPEEEGRPLWKTSLHMAGMVTFLVFANWAAPKVPESFWASVYAVKWHVAGAALAFTVLASAFWFKAEERQEWFASTWGYALQVMPLLFGGVLVAGFLLGRPGHEALIPSAWVSALVGGNSLFANFFAALSGAFMYFATLTEVPILQGLLGAGMGKGPALALLLAGPALSLPNMLVIRSVIGTKMTAAYVSIVVVLSAIAGWLFGVLSA from the coding sequence ATGAGTGATCGACAGAAATTCCTCTGGATTCTGGGGTTCTTCCTGGTGTTCTATTACCTCCCCGCCGAGAGCGGACGCATCGCCGGTTCGGTGGTCGAGTCCCTGGCCATGATGCACGAGTACGCCCGGGAACATGTCCTTCTCTGTCTGGTTCCGGCGTTCTTCATCGCCGGGGCCATCTCGGTCTTTGTGAGCCAGCAGGCGGTGATGAAGTACCTGGGAGCGGAGGCGAAAAAGGCCGTCGCCTATTCGGTGGCCGCCGTGTCGGGAACGATCCTCGCGGTCTGTTCCTGCACGGTGCTGCCCCTCTTCGCGGGGATCTACAAGCGTGGCGCCGGGCTTGGTCCCGCCGTGGCGTTTCTCTATTCCGGTCCGGCCATCAACGCCCTGGCGATCATCCTCACGGCCCGGGTACTGGGGGCGGAACTCGGCATTGCCCGAGCCGTTGGGGCCGTCCTCTTCAGCGTGGTGGTGGGACTTCTCATGGCCTTCTTTTTCCGCAACACCGAAGAGAGCCGCCAGAAGGGGTTTGCACAGCTCCCCGAGGAAGAGGGGCGTCCACTCTGGAAGACGAGTTTGCACATGGCGGGCATGGTGACGTTTCTCGTCTTCGCCAACTGGGCCGCGCCGAAGGTGCCGGAGAGTTTCTGGGCTTCCGTGTACGCCGTCAAGTGGCATGTAGCGGGGGCGGCGCTGGCTTTCACCGTTCTTGCCTCCGCTTTCTGGTTCAAGGCGGAGGAGCGGCAGGAGTGGTTCGCCTCCACGTGGGGCTATGCGCTCCAGGTCATGCCCCTGCTCTTCGGCGGTGTTCTCGTGGCGGGATTCCTCCTCGGGCGCCCAGGACATGAGGCGCTCATTCCGAGCGCCTGGGTGAGTGCTCTCGTGGGGGGAAACAGTCTTTTCGCGAACTTCTTCGCCGCTCTCTCCGGAGCGTTCATGTACTTTGCCACGCTTACGGAAGTGCCCATTCTCCAGGGGCTCCTCGGCGCAGGCATGGGCAAGGGGCCCGCTCTGGCGCTGCTCCTCGCGGGACCAGCGCTCTCTCTGCCGAACATGCTCGTCATCCGGAGCGTCATCGGCACGAAGATGACCGCCGCCTACGTGAGCATCGTGGTAGTGCTCTCCGCGATCGCCGGGTGGCTTTTCGGCGTTTTGTCCGCCTGA